In Novipirellula galeiformis, one DNA window encodes the following:
- a CDS encoding Trm112 family protein yields MIDPNLVSLLRCPLSGGTLQVAQASMVEKINAAISRGELRDRQDQRITEAIDLGLVTTTGDLIYPIRDGIVCMVVDEAIVLPAKMR; encoded by the coding sequence ATGATTGACCCAAATTTAGTGTCCCTGCTTCGCTGTCCCCTCAGCGGCGGGACACTTCAAGTTGCCCAAGCTTCCATGGTCGAGAAAATCAACGCGGCGATCTCGCGCGGGGAGCTCCGCGACCGGCAAGACCAACGAATCACCGAAGCCATTGACCTGGGGTTGGTTACCACCACCGGCGACTTGATCTATCCCATTCGGGACGGGATCGTGTGCATGGTGGTCGACGAAGCAATTGTTTTGCCAGCAAAAATGAGATAG
- a CDS encoding aminotransferase class III-fold pyridoxal phosphate-dependent enzyme: MSEPSKSNGQAPIDGIRRVDALGHPWVDALAGRASAVGFSCPTVIDAISQSAHVYLGDASAALDIADNQVADNKAADDEPTELASALASLLESSGNSDSIAADSLLLFPAADLAIEAMIAFARKRNSEASYRTIAIAGSDHGRTALCRSASGQPHLHSGFGPMVAGFDHVKPNDLKALEAAIDDSTASVLLSPVNLANGARSIDGDYLRGVRQLCDQHDLVLLMDEARLCFGATGSCFTFASLADVAVDGIVVAGGLFAGLPGGMLIASERLTGRPIHQSTDYPIQSNVVTAMLQALGRLELPGAASELGQEFAVAVAEAIAGFEFIRDIHVTGMTLGIETDLAAAEIVSVAATNGLRIEASGEAAILLQPSLNLSPEDRESLLSLLLETMNAIEQRSKDLAV; this comes from the coding sequence ATGAGCGAACCCTCCAAGTCCAATGGACAGGCGCCAATCGATGGCATTCGGCGCGTCGATGCGTTGGGGCATCCGTGGGTGGATGCCTTGGCGGGGCGGGCAAGCGCGGTCGGTTTCAGTTGCCCCACAGTGATCGACGCCATCTCACAGTCCGCCCATGTGTATCTGGGGGACGCCTCGGCGGCGCTGGACATTGCCGACAATCAGGTGGCCGACAACAAAGCGGCCGACGATGAACCAACCGAGTTGGCGAGTGCGTTAGCGTCGTTGTTGGAATCGTCCGGTAACAGCGATTCGATCGCTGCCGATTCGCTGCTATTGTTCCCTGCGGCCGATCTGGCAATCGAAGCGATGATTGCATTCGCTCGAAAACGCAATTCTGAAGCGAGTTATCGAACGATTGCAATCGCCGGCAGCGATCATGGCCGCACCGCATTGTGTCGCTCCGCCAGCGGTCAACCGCATTTGCATTCCGGCTTTGGACCGATGGTCGCAGGTTTTGATCACGTCAAGCCAAACGACTTGAAAGCACTCGAAGCGGCAATCGATGATTCCACCGCATCGGTTTTGCTCTCGCCCGTCAACCTCGCCAATGGAGCTCGCTCGATCGATGGCGACTATCTCCGTGGCGTTCGCCAGCTTTGCGACCAACACGATCTCGTGTTGTTGATGGACGAAGCTCGCTTGTGTTTCGGTGCCACCGGTTCGTGTTTTACCTTCGCTTCGCTCGCAGATGTAGCTGTCGATGGCATCGTGGTGGCGGGCGGATTGTTCGCCGGCTTGCCAGGCGGGATGTTGATTGCCTCGGAACGCTTGACCGGGCGGCCGATCCATCAATCCACGGACTATCCGATCCAGTCCAACGTCGTGACTGCGATGCTGCAAGCCCTTGGACGACTTGAATTGCCTGGTGCCGCGAGCGAGTTGGGTCAAGAATTTGCCGTCGCGGTTGCCGAGGCAATCGCTGGCTTTGAGTTCATTCGCGACATTCATGTCACCGGCATGACCCTTGGCATCGAGACGGATTTGGCAGCCGCCGAGATCGTCAGCGTCGCGGCAACGAACGGTCTACGCATCGAAGCCTCCGGCGAAGCCGCGATCCTACTACAACCTTCGCTCAACCTAAGTCCCGAAGACCGAGAATCACTACTCAGCCTTCTGCTGGAAACCATGAATGCGATTGAGCAGCGTTCCAAGGATTTAGCCGTTTAA
- a CDS encoding glycosyltransferase has translation MYVILTNQPFVTCNDAIFLPSNRTRSLRLLRNALDDHFGQLTLLAPTIVSTGENNLNSTLDRDEGGWNRFDPSAENIRIEPAFTHQNMPHLANTDHHADWRTALRTYTQRGCVLQAEIHATSDSVIANETLQAKGIATPIVLVHSDESSWGPDKSSWRQSIETRKPVACPHVAPHPFERRQFRRRCERLAKHAELSLFSSEDSLRQYSKFAHNPRFFYEPTLCNADVISEAELLKRLQGDRPEQPLRLVCYAPLEPKYGVNFSIAIIRYARNLGANIRLDLYGRGVQRSELQYQIAKLGLTNVVQFQDSRSDHVESVPRPFQYDAVLLTPIVNCNIQPFLSCYSSGLPILGFDQASIQSRLAEDQTGVILPKNDLERSGRRLAELELQRGQLVEISLNARRAASKYSLESWYAQRAEWTFHAISRPRLRTPSSDAAPRTTSVPPGHPTIGAISGPRI, from the coding sequence ATGTACGTCATCTTAACCAACCAACCATTCGTTACTTGCAATGATGCGATTTTTCTGCCATCGAACAGGACGCGAAGTTTGCGTCTGCTACGCAATGCACTGGATGATCATTTTGGGCAATTAACCTTGCTGGCTCCGACCATCGTCTCGACCGGCGAAAACAATCTCAACTCCACGTTGGATCGCGACGAAGGAGGCTGGAACCGCTTTGATCCCAGCGCGGAAAACATTCGCATTGAGCCTGCCTTTACGCATCAGAATATGCCACATCTCGCGAACACGGATCATCACGCGGATTGGCGAACGGCATTGCGAACCTACACGCAGAGAGGTTGCGTGTTGCAAGCTGAAATTCATGCGACATCGGATTCCGTGATCGCCAATGAAACACTTCAAGCAAAGGGAATAGCGACGCCGATCGTCTTGGTTCATTCCGATGAATCGTCTTGGGGTCCCGACAAATCGTCCTGGAGGCAATCAATCGAGACTCGAAAACCGGTGGCCTGTCCTCACGTTGCTCCTCATCCCTTCGAGCGACGTCAATTCCGTCGCCGCTGTGAACGACTCGCAAAGCATGCGGAGCTAAGCCTATTTAGCAGCGAAGATTCACTGCGTCAGTATTCCAAGTTCGCCCACAACCCTCGATTTTTCTACGAGCCTACGCTGTGCAATGCGGACGTGATCAGCGAAGCCGAGCTTTTAAAACGCCTCCAAGGCGATCGGCCTGAGCAACCGCTCCGACTCGTTTGTTACGCGCCACTCGAGCCTAAATACGGCGTCAATTTCAGCATTGCGATTATTCGTTATGCACGTAACCTCGGTGCGAATATCCGTTTGGACCTCTATGGCCGAGGCGTGCAACGATCCGAACTCCAATATCAGATTGCCAAGCTCGGATTAACCAATGTGGTTCAATTCCAAGATTCAAGATCGGATCATGTTGAATCCGTGCCACGCCCATTTCAATACGATGCCGTTTTATTGACCCCCATTGTGAATTGCAACATTCAACCGTTTTTGTCTTGCTACTCATCTGGGCTGCCCATTCTCGGTTTCGACCAAGCCAGTATCCAGAGTCGATTAGCGGAGGATCAAACGGGAGTGATTTTGCCTAAAAACGATCTCGAACGATCGGGACGACGGCTCGCGGAACTGGAATTGCAACGTGGTCAATTGGTTGAAATTTCATTGAATGCTCGCCGTGCTGCCTCCAAATACAGCTTAGAGAGCTGGTACGCGCAGCGTGCCGAATGGACGTTCCATGCAATCTCTCGCCCTCGACTGCGAACGCCATCGTCCGACGCGGCACCGCGAACGACATCGGTCCCCCCGGGGCATCCCACCATCGGTGCCATCAGCGGACCAAGAATTTGA
- a CDS encoding glycosyltransferase produces MQQRLCSWVKPMTDATQEQCQAVRIAYLVNQYPAISGTFIRREIHALEKLGHRVFRYGLRRPTVAVVDPIDQREETLSNYVLDLSHFALVASLVWVGLRNPLRFLRAFRLAFSFYRCGGSFFRQMIYLVEATVIRQWTDRDNISHLHAHFGTNSATVATLCRVLGGPKFSFTVHGPEEFDRPLQLGLGQKISHAEFVVGVSHFGRSQLLRWVGYADWSKVKVVRCGLDESYFHCPLSPPPEEPRLLAIGRLHEQKGMPLLIQAAAKLDREGVEFQLTIVGDGSLRPVLETLIAEHQLQSKVTLVGWRTGVQVQSHLLASRVLVMPSFAEGLPVACMESLALGRPVIATSIAGVPELIRSGVSGWLIPAGSAAALSRAMKKAIDAPLDQLVRLGATGAARVRKRHDAHHEAKKLSNLFLQLTANTHHAATTNDDNRIPTPTVTNVDKDEVVFASPS; encoded by the coding sequence ATGCAACAGCGTCTTTGTTCGTGGGTTAAGCCGATGACCGATGCGACCCAAGAGCAATGCCAAGCGGTGCGGATTGCGTACTTGGTCAACCAATACCCGGCGATCAGCGGCACGTTTATTCGCCGCGAGATTCATGCCTTAGAGAAACTTGGGCATCGCGTGTTTCGCTATGGGCTGCGCCGTCCCACCGTGGCGGTGGTCGACCCGATCGACCAACGCGAGGAAACGCTATCGAACTACGTCCTCGATTTATCGCACTTCGCACTCGTCGCATCGTTGGTTTGGGTCGGGCTGCGAAATCCGCTGCGTTTCCTCAGGGCATTTCGATTGGCGTTCTCCTTTTATCGCTGTGGCGGTTCCTTTTTTCGTCAGATGATCTATCTCGTCGAAGCGACCGTGATCCGGCAATGGACCGATCGCGACAACATCTCGCATCTTCACGCTCATTTCGGCACCAACTCGGCGACCGTCGCAACGCTTTGCCGTGTCTTGGGTGGGCCCAAATTTAGCTTTACCGTTCACGGCCCCGAGGAGTTTGATCGACCGCTCCAACTGGGGCTGGGTCAAAAGATTTCACACGCTGAATTTGTCGTCGGAGTCAGTCATTTTGGACGCAGCCAATTGTTGCGGTGGGTCGGCTACGCGGATTGGTCCAAAGTCAAAGTCGTCCGTTGTGGTCTCGATGAAAGCTACTTCCATTGTCCCCTCTCGCCGCCTCCCGAGGAACCGCGTTTGTTAGCAATTGGGCGACTCCATGAGCAAAAAGGAATGCCGCTATTGATTCAAGCCGCTGCGAAACTTGATCGCGAAGGGGTTGAATTCCAATTGACGATTGTCGGCGATGGCTCATTGCGACCGGTACTCGAAACGTTGATTGCCGAGCATCAGCTTCAATCGAAAGTCACCCTCGTCGGCTGGAGAACGGGCGTGCAGGTTCAATCGCATCTACTGGCCAGCCGGGTGTTGGTGATGCCTAGTTTCGCCGAAGGCTTGCCGGTGGCGTGCATGGAATCACTCGCCTTGGGGCGTCCCGTCATTGCGACCTCGATTGCGGGGGTTCCCGAATTGATTCGCAGCGGCGTGAGCGGCTGGCTGATTCCCGCCGGATCCGCAGCAGCTTTAAGCCGGGCGATGAAAAAGGCCATCGACGCTCCGCTGGACCAACTCGTCCGGCTAGGAGCGACGGGGGCGGCGCGGGTGCGAAAACGCCATGACGCTCACCACGAAGCCAAAAAACTATCGAATTTATTCCTTCAGCTCACCGCGAATACGCATCACGCAGCGACGACGAACGATGACAACCGAATCCCGACACCTACGGTTACGAACGTTGACAAGGATGAAGTGGTGTTCGCTTCGCCAAGTTAA
- the argB gene encoding acetylglutamate kinase encodes MEEAIAKANTLIEAMGWIRQFRGKTTVIKLGGSILDDTQALMHILLDVIFMESVGMNPVLVHGGGKAINRELAEAGIQPHFVRGRRVTDQATLNVVEKVLAGDLNVFLTEEMERLGGRAMNLSFLTTNVLFGQKLAERPDEDLGFVGEVTRVDRNVIEGLSYTDQVPVIPSMCEGDDGQHYNVNADTAAMAVAQSLGAEKLVFLSDVNGVRRDKEDPDTIIHSLSSAEARELIESGVIDAGMIPKVEACLETLGRGVGKVHIIDGKLRHSLLLEIFTTQGVGTEIHL; translated from the coding sequence TTGGAAGAAGCGATCGCAAAAGCGAACACCCTGATCGAAGCCATGGGGTGGATTCGTCAATTCCGTGGAAAAACGACGGTGATCAAGTTGGGCGGCAGCATTCTGGACGATACCCAAGCATTGATGCACATCTTGTTGGATGTCATTTTCATGGAGTCGGTCGGCATGAACCCGGTGTTGGTGCATGGCGGCGGGAAAGCGATCAATCGGGAATTGGCCGAAGCGGGGATCCAACCCCATTTCGTTCGCGGACGCCGCGTGACGGACCAAGCGACACTCAACGTCGTCGAAAAAGTATTGGCTGGCGATCTGAACGTCTTCTTGACCGAAGAGATGGAGCGTTTGGGAGGGCGGGCGATGAACCTCTCGTTCCTAACCACCAACGTGCTGTTCGGGCAAAAGCTTGCCGAGCGCCCCGATGAAGACCTCGGGTTCGTCGGCGAAGTGACGCGTGTCGATCGCAACGTGATCGAAGGCTTGTCGTACACCGATCAAGTCCCCGTGATCCCGTCGATGTGCGAAGGCGACGATGGCCAACACTACAACGTGAACGCCGATACCGCGGCGATGGCAGTAGCCCAATCGCTGGGAGCAGAAAAATTAGTCTTTTTGTCAGACGTCAACGGTGTTCGACGCGATAAAGAAGATCCCGACACCATTATTCATTCGCTCTCTTCGGCCGAAGCGAGAGAATTGATTGAGAGCGGTGTGATCGATGCTGGCATGATCCCCAAAGTCGAAGCGTGTTTGGAAACCCTTGGGCGAGGCGTCGGCAAAGTGCACATCATTGATGGTAAACTACGCCATTCGCTGCTACTGGAAATCTTCACCACTCAAGGTGTGGGAACCGAAATCCATCTCTAA
- the proC gene encoding pyrroline-5-carboxylate reductase: MDNQRITVIGGGQMGRALVGGMLDNKVVLDANVTIVDHNATSRQWWQENRPNVLISQDLESSVQGADLVVLAVKPKVLGNVAKQAEHFWDGKLVVSIAAGVMLETLCGWIGHRRVVRVMPNTPCLVGQGACAYCVADEVSSDDEAQIMTVLSSVGMAFAVSESQMDGVTGLSGSGPAYVCLIIEALADGGVFAGLPRPLAMKLATQTVLGTAQMIAETGRHPGELKDSVASPAGTTIAAIRVLEQNGLRATMIDAVAASAQRSRELAKD; this comes from the coding sequence ATGGACAATCAGCGTATCACCGTCATCGGTGGCGGCCAAATGGGGCGAGCTCTCGTGGGCGGCATGCTCGACAATAAAGTGGTCCTCGATGCGAATGTCACCATCGTCGATCACAATGCAACGAGTCGCCAATGGTGGCAAGAAAATCGACCGAATGTATTGATATCACAGGACTTAGAATCGTCAGTCCAAGGTGCGGATCTGGTTGTTTTGGCCGTCAAACCCAAGGTCTTGGGCAACGTCGCTAAGCAAGCGGAGCACTTCTGGGACGGGAAATTGGTCGTTTCGATTGCCGCCGGGGTGATGCTGGAGACGCTTTGCGGGTGGATTGGACATCGACGTGTCGTCCGTGTGATGCCAAATACCCCCTGTCTGGTTGGTCAAGGAGCATGCGCGTACTGCGTTGCCGATGAGGTTTCCAGTGACGACGAAGCCCAGATTATGACCGTATTGAGCAGCGTGGGGATGGCGTTTGCCGTCTCCGAATCCCAAATGGATGGGGTGACGGGGCTCAGCGGATCGGGGCCCGCCTATGTTTGTTTGATCATCGAAGCGCTCGCCGATGGCGGCGTTTTCGCCGGATTGCCCCGACCGTTGGCGATGAAATTGGCGACTCAAACGGTCTTGGGGACCGCACAAATGATCGCGGAAACAGGCCGCCACCCTGGCGAGTTGAAGGATTCGGTTGCCAGCCCCGCTGGTACAACGATTGCCGCGATCCGAGTCCTCGAGCAAAATGGGTTGCGAGCAACGATGATCGACGCCGTCGCGGCATCAGCACAGCGGAGTCGCGAACTTGCCAAAGATTGA
- a CDS encoding sugar transferase, with amino-acid sequence MTRSNPVNYDFFFTTGMTSVEGIDFYQHAKRALDFLIAGTALFFSWPLFLLVALAIKWEDGGNVFYWSQRVGRGGRCFECLKFRSMVVNAEMQKNDIRKLNKHADERTFKLQHDPRITWLGRWIRRYSIDELPQFWNVLRGDMSVVGPRPTLPEEVDRYSPLDYSRFDVLPGLTCIWQVSGRGDVPFDQQIMMDLEYIRRRSFWLDITLIFRTIPVVISGKGAY; translated from the coding sequence ATGACTAGATCGAATCCTGTCAACTACGATTTCTTTTTCACAACCGGAATGACGTCGGTCGAAGGCATCGATTTTTATCAGCATGCCAAGCGCGCACTCGATTTTTTGATTGCCGGGACCGCGTTGTTTTTCAGTTGGCCCCTCTTTCTATTGGTTGCGTTGGCGATTAAGTGGGAAGATGGCGGCAACGTTTTCTATTGGTCCCAACGTGTCGGACGAGGCGGTCGTTGTTTTGAATGTTTGAAGTTTCGCTCAATGGTCGTGAACGCTGAAATGCAAAAGAATGATATCCGCAAGTTAAACAAGCATGCCGACGAGCGCACGTTTAAGTTACAACACGATCCACGAATCACTTGGCTAGGCCGCTGGATTCGCCGCTACAGCATTGATGAACTACCCCAATTTTGGAATGTGTTGCGGGGCGACATGAGCGTTGTCGGCCCTCGCCCAACCCTGCCCGAAGAAGTCGATCGCTACAGCCCATTGGATTACAGCCGCTTCGATGTGCTTCCCGGTCTGACGTGTATCTGGCAAGTCTCCGGACGCGGCGACGTCCCCTTTGATCAACAGATCATGATGGATTTGGAATACATCCGCCGGCGAAGTTTCTGGCTCGACATCACTTTGATTTTCAGAACCATCCCCGTGGTCATTAGCGGCAAGGGGGCTTATTGA
- a CDS encoding glycosyltransferase — MFSDLGVVAIGRNEGPRLKACLKSALHDSAHLVYVDSGSTDDSVSMAIELGADVVSLDRSRPFSAARGRNAGFQRLMQITPELRFVQFVDGDCEIAEGWLQQARAALLSNPQTAAVCGRRRERYPEASIFNQICDIEWDTPIGETRVCGGDAMFRCDVVHDVGGYKDDVIAGEDYEICVRIRQRGWKLQRLDHEMTMHDVNMHKLSQWWKRAVRCGHAFAEGFAMHGRAPERHFAKPLRSVVFWGGILPLLAIVLCWPTHFISLGVLALAYALLWLKATRAIRRRGRPTSLSMIYAASCVGSKLPECIGASQYVWRQLTRTSPQIIEYK; from the coding sequence TTGTTTTCTGATCTTGGCGTTGTCGCGATCGGGCGCAACGAAGGCCCGCGTTTAAAGGCGTGTTTAAAATCCGCGTTGCATGATTCCGCTCATCTCGTCTACGTCGATTCGGGCTCGACCGACGACAGTGTATCAATGGCGATCGAGCTTGGCGCCGATGTCGTCTCCCTCGATCGGTCCCGCCCCTTTTCGGCGGCTCGCGGTCGCAACGCCGGCTTTCAACGGCTAATGCAAATCACTCCAGAGTTGCGGTTTGTCCAGTTTGTCGACGGCGATTGCGAAATTGCGGAGGGTTGGCTGCAACAAGCTCGTGCGGCTCTCCTTTCCAATCCTCAAACCGCAGCGGTTTGTGGACGGCGACGTGAACGGTATCCCGAAGCCAGTATATTCAACCAGATATGCGATATCGAATGGGATACGCCCATCGGCGAAACACGTGTGTGTGGTGGGGATGCAATGTTTCGCTGCGACGTCGTTCATGATGTCGGCGGCTACAAGGACGATGTCATTGCAGGTGAAGATTATGAAATTTGCGTGCGAATTCGACAGCGGGGTTGGAAGCTGCAACGGCTCGACCACGAGATGACGATGCACGACGTCAACATGCATAAATTATCTCAGTGGTGGAAGCGTGCCGTGCGCTGTGGTCACGCCTTCGCAGAGGGCTTTGCAATGCACGGCCGTGCCCCGGAACGGCACTTTGCTAAACCGCTGCGCAGCGTCGTTTTTTGGGGAGGCATCCTGCCGCTGTTGGCAATCGTCCTCTGCTGGCCCACTCACTTCATCAGCCTGGGTGTGCTTGCCTTGGCGTACGCGCTGTTGTGGCTCAAAGCGACCCGTGCGATCCGCCGACGCGGCAGACCCACGTCTCTATCGATGATCTACGCCGCGAGTTGCGTCGGATCCAAGTTGCCCGAATGCATCGGGGCGAGCCAGTACGTGTGGCGACAACTCACACGCACGTCTCCCCAAATCATCGAGTACAAGTAA
- a CDS encoding glycosyltransferase family 2 protein: MNIVTIIVNYQTATLAVNCLESLAPIACESHHFSVELLDADSGDDSVCVLANAIQQRGWQSWVRLTALSENRGFAAANNVGIAAALSRPQRPDAVWLLNPDTIVLPGALTPLLETLQSHPSAGIVGSRLQCRDGELQSSAFRFPHIRSELIDAWRFSIVNRMLKDHEVALKPCSHACEVDWVSGASFLIRSEVFEQIGMLDDGYFMYYEEVDFCHRAKQAGFTTWCQPESRVIHLVGQSSGVTGEQAILRQRPRYWFDSRRRYFFSKHGSLRTGIADAVWLSGRACWIVRATLQRKPVEDPPKLWRDFLCNSVFVRGLSR, from the coding sequence ATGAACATCGTCACCATCATCGTCAATTACCAAACGGCAACCTTAGCCGTTAACTGTCTCGAATCGCTTGCGCCGATCGCATGTGAGTCTCATCATTTTTCGGTAGAGTTGCTCGACGCCGACTCGGGTGACGACTCCGTTTGTGTGCTCGCCAACGCGATCCAACAGCGTGGTTGGCAATCCTGGGTTCGCTTGACGGCGTTGTCCGAGAACCGAGGATTTGCGGCTGCGAATAATGTGGGGATTGCCGCTGCCTTGTCACGCCCGCAGCGTCCCGACGCGGTGTGGTTGTTAAATCCCGACACGATCGTGCTTCCGGGTGCCCTCACCCCTTTGCTGGAAACGCTTCAATCCCATCCGTCGGCGGGAATCGTGGGCAGCCGACTGCAGTGTCGCGATGGCGAATTACAATCCTCGGCATTCCGTTTCCCCCACATCCGCAGTGAATTGATTGACGCGTGGCGTTTTTCCATCGTTAACCGGATGTTAAAGGACCATGAAGTGGCGTTGAAACCGTGCTCTCACGCCTGTGAAGTCGACTGGGTTTCCGGAGCAAGCTTCTTAATTCGCAGCGAGGTTTTTGAACAGATCGGCATGCTCGACGATGGCTATTTCATGTACTACGAGGAGGTTGACTTTTGTCACCGCGCCAAGCAAGCAGGGTTCACGACGTGGTGCCAACCGGAAAGCCGAGTCATTCACCTTGTTGGACAATCTTCGGGCGTCACGGGCGAGCAAGCGATCCTCAGGCAACGCCCCCGATATTGGTTTGATTCTCGACGCCGTTATTTCTTTTCCAAACATGGTTCCCTACGAACGGGGATCGCGGACGCCGTCTGGCTGAGCGGACGCGCATGCTGGATCGTTCGCGCAACCCTCCAGCGTAAACCGGTGGAAGATCCTCCCAAGCTGTGGAGAGACTTTCTATGCAACAGCGTCTTTGTTCGTGGGTTAAGCCGATGA